A section of the Humulus lupulus chromosome 2, drHumLupu1.1, whole genome shotgun sequence genome encodes:
- the LOC133817605 gene encoding peroxidase 3-like — protein sequence MKMSRLYCFVLVTLGLSAFVQQTQAQLQLGFYSQSCPQAEKIVKDFVHQHIPNAPSLSAALIRMHFHDCFVRGCDASVLLNSTSPNSGEKDAVPNQTLRGFGFIDSIKSLLEAACPGVVSCADIIALAARDAIVEIGGPSWSVPTGRRDGSVSNRTEANNDIPAPTANFTTLQTLFSNQGLDLQDLVLLSGAHTIGISHCTSFSSRLYNFTGVGDQDPALDSEYATNLKANKCKSLNDSTKVEMDPGSRKTFDLSYYSHVLKRRGLFESDSALTTNNFTKSYMQKLLQGSESFFSEFAKSMEKMGRVNVKTGSNGEIRKNCAVVN from the exons ATGAAAATGAGTAGGTTATACTGTTTTGTGCTCGTAACTTTAGGCCTTTCAGCTTTTGTACAACAAACTCAAGCTCAACTCCAACTGGGATTTTATTCCCAAAGCTGTCCCCAAGCTGAGAAAATTGTCAAAGATTTTGTACACCAGCACATTCCTAATGCTCCTTCTCTGTCTGCAGCCCTCATAAGAATGCACTTCCATGATTGCTTCGTCCGG GGTTGTGATGCTTCTGTTCTTCTGAACTCAACGTCCCCAAATTCAGGAGAAAAAGATGCCGTCCCTAATCAAACTCTCAGAGGTTTTGGTTTCATTGACAGCATAAAGAGCCTTCTAGAGGCAGCATGCCCTGGAGTAGTTTCTTGTGCTGATATTATTGCTTTGGCTGCAAGAGACGCCATTGTAGAAATA GGAGGCCCATCATGGAGTGTCCCAACCGGTAGAAGGGATGGGAGTGTCTCAAACAGAACAGAGGCCAATAACGATATCCCAGCTCCCACTGCTAACTTTACCACACTCCAGACACTTTTCTCCAATCAGGGTCTTGATCTGCAAGACTTGGTCTTGCTTTCAG GTGCTCACACTATTGGAATCTCTCACTGTACATCATTCTCGAGTAGACTCTACAATTTCACTGGCGTGGGAGATCAAGACCCGGCTTTGGACAGTGAATATGCAACAAATCTCAAGGCCAACAAGTGCAAATCTCTAAACGATAGCACTAAGGTTGAGATGGACCCTGGAAGCCGCAAGACATTTGATCTTAGCTACTACAGCCATGTACTCAAGAGGAGAGGACTGTTCGAATCTGACTCTGCTTTGACCACAAACAACTTCACAAAGTCTTATATGCAGAAACTTCTTCAAGGTTCAGAGAGTTTCTTTTCTGAGTTCGCTAAGTCCATGGAGAAAATGGGACGAGTTAATGTGAAGACTGGTTCAAATGGTGAGATCAGGAAGAACTGTGCTGTGGTCAATTAG